GGATATCGGTTCCGAAAATTTTATGAAACTGAATATCATGTCTTTTGGATACAAATACGGCATTCCGGTGGATGCAGATATTGTGGTGGATCTGCGGTTTCTGGCCAATCCATATTTTGTACCCGAACTCAAAGCCCACAACGGAGAGTCTGATGCGGTAAAAGCCTTTGTTCTGGAAAATGGGGAAACCAAAACCTTTTTAAAAAAATATAACGACCTTATTGACTATCTCATTCCATTATATAAAAAAGAAAACAAGGCATACTTAACACTCGCGTTGGGCTGTACCGGTGGCCGCCACCGCAGTGTCGCTATTTCCCGAGCCGTATTTGAACGGCTATTGAAAAAAGGTTTGAATCCAAGCTTGCGACACAGAGATATAGATAAAGACATCAAAGAATTATAACAGGCAAATTATGACGGGAATTTTAATTGTCACCCATGCGAATTTGGGTGCAGCATTAATTGATACCCTGGAGTTTATTCTGGGGGCAAAGCAAGAAAAATTAGGCACCATATCCATAGACATCAAACAGGACCCGGAAAGTCTGCGAAATAAAATCAAACGGGGCATTAAGGATGTCTATTGCGAAAAAGGCGTTATTATTTTAACCGACATGTTCGGTGGTACACCTTCAAACCTGGCCTATGCCTTTCTTGAAGAAGGAAAGGTGGAGGTAATTTCAGGCGTCAACCTGCCCATTCTTCTCAAAGCCGTCACAACCCGGGAGAGAATGGAGATCAAAGAATTGACTGCAGCCCTGATTGAACATGGGAAAAAAAGCATTTCCCTTGCCAGCGACATTCTGAAAGGGACCAGTCGGTCCCTATCCTAACTTATGCCGTGCCCGTTTCCCCTCTCGGGTATGGATTTATTTTCATTTTTGAAGGAGGCGAATAATGACTGTAAAAATAGGAATTAACGGATTCGGCAGAATCGGACGCATGGTCTTTCGGGCTGCTTTGGAAAATGATGCAATTGAAGTTGCGGCCATCAATGATCTTACGGACACAGAAACCATTGCCCATCTGCTCAAGTATGATTCTGTCCACGGACGCCTCCCCAATGAGGTCAGCCATGGAGAAGGATTTATTGCCGTGGATGGGAAACAGATTTCAGTTACCGCGTTAAAGGATCCTGCCCAGATTGCCTGGGCGGATGCCGGTGTGGACATTGTTTTGGAATGCACCGGTCTTTTCAGAAACCGCGAAACTGCGGGCAAGCACCTTGAAGGCGGTGCCAAAAAAGTCATTATTTCAGCGCCGGCCAAGGATCCGGATGTTACCATTGTCATGGGCGTAAACCATGAGGATTATGACCCTGGTAACCATCATATTATATCTAATGCCTCCTGCACCACCAACTGCCTGGCGCCCGTAGCCAAAGTACTGCTGGAAAATTTCGGCGTTGTATGCGGACTGATGACCACGATCCACTCTTACACAGGAGACCAGCGCCTGCTTGACTTCCCACATAAGGATTTGCGCAGGGCTAGGGCCGCGGCTTTATCCATGATTCCTACCACAACAGGTGCAGCCAAAGCGGTTTCTTTGGTTTTGCCTGAGCTTGAAGGCAAACTCAACGGCCTTGCGGTGAGGGTTCCAACACCCAATGTATCTCTTGTAGATCTAGTGATTACCACTGAGAAAAAAGACCTAACCAAGGAGATGGTCAACCAAGCCCTTAAAAAAGCATCAGAGACAAACCTGAAGGGATACTTGGGGTATGTTGAAAAACCCCTGGTATCCATTGACCACAACTCCTGCCCGCTTTCTTCCATTGTTGATGCATCCTGCACTGACGTCATTAATGGAGAGATGGTAAAAATATTTTCATGGTACGACAATGAGGCCGGTTACTCACACCGTATGGTTGATCTGGCCCAGATGGTGGGCAGCGCCCTTTAGAGGAGAACTACATGACAAGAATTCCATTGATTGCCGGTAACTGGAAAATGTACAAGACAGGTACCCAGGCCGTTGTTGCAGCCAAACAACTGGCAGAATTAGCCGACGGAGTAAATGGGGTTGATATTATGATTGCCCCCACAGCACTGTCGCTGCCCCTGGTTGCTGCGGCTTTAGGCAAAGAGCCCCTGGTCCGGTTGGGAGCACAGAACATTTACCCAGGCAAGGAAGGGGCTTTCACAGGCGAAGTATCCGGAGAGATGATCAAGGATGCCGGTGCAGACTATGTCATCATCGGTCATTCCGAACGTAGACAGTTCTTTGGAGAAACTGATGAAAGCGTTTCAATTAAAATCCGTGCAGCCCTTGATGCACAACTTACCCCTGTGATGTGCATCGGAGAGACCGAAAACCAGCGGGAAGCGGATAAAACGTTTTTTATCCTTGACAAACAGATATCAGATGGGTTAAAAGGCTTTGATCTTGAGGAACTTGATCCCCTTATTCTGGCTTACGAGCCGGTTTGGGCAATCGGTACCGGAAAGACAGCAGGACCAGATCAGGTAAAAGAAGTACATAGTTTTTTACGAAACCTGATCAAAGAGAAATACACAGAAGGCCTGGCAGCAAAGATCCGGATTTTATACGGCGGATCGGTTAAACCCGGCAACATCAAAGAGCTGATGCAACTTGAAGATGTAGATGGTGCATTGGTTGGTGGCGCGAGCCTTAACCCGGAAGATTTTAATAAAATTATTAGATTTTAGAATTATATAATATGACAGCCATTTTAGTGACAATACATGTAGCAGTTTGCATTTTTCTGATACTTGTCGTGCTGTTGCAGACCGGTAAAGGCGCAGAGATGGGTGTGTCCATGGGTGGCGCAGGAAGCCAAGCCCTTTTCGGAGCTGCCGGCCCTGCAAACATCTTGACCAAAATTACCACGGCCGTGGCCATTATCTTCATGATTACGTCACTGAGCCTGGCTTATATGTCAGGACATCAGTCTCAGTCCAGTGTTATGAAGGACGCCCCTGCTCCCGCAGCACAAGAGGTACCGGCAGCAGAATGATTAAGAATAAATTTTTTGCCGAAGTGGTGGAATAGGTAGACACGCACGCTTGAGGGGCGTGTGGGGAGACCCGTGGGAGTTCAAATCTCCCCTTCGGCACCAAAAATACAAAGCCGCGGCATAATTGCCGCGGCTTTTTTTTTAGGGACTTAAGAAAAAAATCCCATAGACTGATATGGACAAAAACAATAAAAGAAATTGTTACAAGTGCCGTTTTTTTTATGTCACCTGGGAACCGGCCCACCCAAACGGCTGCAGGGCTTTAGGGTTTAAAAGCCGCCAATTGCCCAGCGTCACAGTATTTCAGTCTTCGGGAAAGCCCTGTGAATACTTCAAGGAAAAAAAGAAATAAAGAAACAGGGTGTTGGCAGTTGCGCCTTGCATTATGGTCAGACAAGCTTATTATAAAAAATTATGACTTATTACAATGATGCCACCGGGCCAGACCCGAAAAAAATCGAAAAAGAGCTTGGGGAATTTCTGAACAAAAAATTTGGTGGAAATGTTAAAATCCTGACACCTTCCATCCAGCCCCAGCAGGAGATCGTTACCGGCACAACACCTGAGTCCGGCAAAAAAAAGCTGATTGACTTTAATATTAAACCGGCAGAACTTATCAGCTACCTTGACCAGTACGTTGTTCGACAGGACAAGGCAAAATCGGTACTTGCCACAAAGATCTGTACCCATTTCAACCGAATCCGGCACCAGGAATCCATGACCACCGAACCGTTTAAGATCACAGGGAATATTAAAAGTAATATCCTGCTGCTTGGCCCGACAGG
This window of the uncultured Desulfobacter sp. genome carries:
- a CDS encoding PTS sugar transporter subunit IIA — encoded protein: MTGILIVTHANLGAALIDTLEFILGAKQEKLGTISIDIKQDPESLRNKIKRGIKDVYCEKGVIILTDMFGGTPSNLAYAFLEEGKVEVISGVNLPILLKAVTTRERMEIKELTAALIEHGKKSISLASDILKGTSRSLS
- the gap gene encoding type I glyceraldehyde-3-phosphate dehydrogenase, which translates into the protein MTVKIGINGFGRIGRMVFRAALENDAIEVAAINDLTDTETIAHLLKYDSVHGRLPNEVSHGEGFIAVDGKQISVTALKDPAQIAWADAGVDIVLECTGLFRNRETAGKHLEGGAKKVIISAPAKDPDVTIVMGVNHEDYDPGNHHIISNASCTTNCLAPVAKVLLENFGVVCGLMTTIHSYTGDQRLLDFPHKDLRRARAAALSMIPTTTGAAKAVSLVLPELEGKLNGLAVRVPTPNVSLVDLVITTEKKDLTKEMVNQALKKASETNLKGYLGYVEKPLVSIDHNSCPLSSIVDASCTDVINGEMVKIFSWYDNEAGYSHRMVDLAQMVGSAL
- the tpiA gene encoding triose-phosphate isomerase yields the protein MTRIPLIAGNWKMYKTGTQAVVAAKQLAELADGVNGVDIMIAPTALSLPLVAAALGKEPLVRLGAQNIYPGKEGAFTGEVSGEMIKDAGADYVIIGHSERRQFFGETDESVSIKIRAALDAQLTPVMCIGETENQREADKTFFILDKQISDGLKGFDLEELDPLILAYEPVWAIGTGKTAGPDQVKEVHSFLRNLIKEKYTEGLAAKIRILYGGSVKPGNIKELMQLEDVDGALVGGASLNPEDFNKIIRF
- the secG gene encoding preprotein translocase subunit SecG; the protein is MTAILVTIHVAVCIFLILVVLLQTGKGAEMGVSMGGAGSQALFGAAGPANILTKITTAVAIIFMITSLSLAYMSGHQSQSSVMKDAPAPAAQEVPAAE